One region of Chlorobiota bacterium genomic DNA includes:
- a CDS encoding 4a-hydroxytetrahydrobiopterin dehydratase, producing the protein MNLDSPLFQQDCIPCKGGVPPLQGDDLKLIHERLGGNWEVVNEHHLRKEFTFPDFAQALAFTNGVGGLAEQQGHHPDIYLAWGKVVVTIWTHKIDGLVESDFILAAKIDRMVKEEGA; encoded by the coding sequence ATGAACCTTGACTCTCCGCTTTTCCAGCAAGATTGCATCCCCTGCAAAGGGGGCGTTCCCCCGCTACAAGGGGATGACCTGAAACTGATCCATGAACGGCTTGGTGGCAATTGGGAAGTGGTGAATGAGCACCACTTGCGGAAGGAGTTCACCTTCCCTGATTTTGCGCAGGCACTGGCGTTCACCAACGGCGTTGGAGGGCTTGCCGAGCAGCAAGGCCATCACCCTGACATCTATCTGGCGTGGGGGAAAGTGGTGGTGACGATCTGGACCCACAAGATTGATGGGCTGGTAGAAAGCGATTTCATCCTTGCCGCAAAAATTGACCGGATGGTGAAGGAGGAAGGGGCGTAG
- a CDS encoding alkaline phosphatase D family protein, whose product MIPPYFRPVLVAAMLTMLACVLPSFAQPLFRWPFVGNVTDRAATVLVWRSGGQPVGIEYDDDSTFATPQQTAQVTPQQSEDFVLKITLQGLLPSTRYHYRVVDAAGGRISPTQSFTTFPVAGTDAPVTLLFGSCNRASQGAAGKTFDVGGGLGGDYFIHLGDWSYPDVLVPGFPNVPGTIRQSYATRLDTTYPLTTKILSQMGIAYEWDDHDFAGNNGDGSIPPTLKNELLQAYQRYQPHYPLANPQGGVWHSFRVGNVEVFMMDSRTQRSPVDSAFRDGKFAPAAGHSMLSGYPVPGVDQRTWLLQAIRNSTARWKVLASQGPFNPGLAPLIPAALLVGRPNIARETAEYWVGYPADLDSLRKLLKTEAGRNFLIITGSVHNNLFDDGSHSVVPEFVAANLDVPNSFLYDTLRRYGFNVFTGGQTNGKSTIGRLRVETVPVHRLIVESFDEDGELSLRYEMADKSSGVAAPQADRWPTVETITFGSDGREVMVQFTAPLPSNATATITDLQGNEVARWQIEEATSVMRQRFPASLPSGAYLGKIVGEGYTMEFRGEVIK is encoded by the coding sequence ATGATACCTCCATATTTCCGCCCCGTGCTGGTTGCCGCGATGCTCACGATGCTGGCGTGCGTTCTTCCAAGTTTTGCGCAGCCGCTGTTCCGCTGGCCATTTGTTGGCAACGTCACCGACCGCGCCGCCACGGTGTTGGTCTGGCGCAGTGGCGGGCAGCCGGTCGGCATTGAATACGACGACGATTCCACCTTCGCAACCCCCCAACAGACGGCCCAAGTTACGCCGCAGCAATCGGAAGATTTTGTGTTGAAGATTACGCTGCAAGGATTGCTTCCTTCCACCCGTTACCACTACCGCGTTGTTGACGCTGCTGGCGGAAGGATTTCCCCCACGCAATCGTTCACCACGTTCCCCGTGGCCGGCACCGACGCGCCGGTGACGTTGCTGTTCGGTTCGTGCAATCGCGCATCGCAGGGGGCCGCCGGAAAAACGTTCGACGTTGGCGGGGGGCTTGGGGGGGATTACTTCATCCATTTGGGAGATTGGTCCTATCCTGACGTGCTGGTCCCCGGGTTCCCGAACGTGCCCGGCACAATCCGCCAATCCTACGCCACACGGCTGGACACGACCTACCCGCTCACCACAAAAATTCTTTCGCAGATGGGGATCGCTTACGAGTGGGACGACCACGACTTTGCTGGAAACAACGGCGACGGCTCGATCCCCCCAACACTAAAAAATGAACTGCTGCAGGCTTACCAGCGATATCAACCACACTATCCATTGGCCAATCCGCAGGGGGGAGTGTGGCACTCCTTCCGGGTTGGAAATGTGGAGGTGTTTATGATGGACAGCCGCACGCAGCGCAGCCCGGTGGACTCCGCCTTCCGCGACGGGAAGTTTGCCCCCGCAGCGGGGCACTCCATGCTGTCCGGCTATCCGGTTCCGGGGGTGGACCAGCGGACCTGGCTGCTGCAGGCAATCCGGAATTCGACGGCACGTTGGAAGGTGTTGGCCAGCCAGGGGCCGTTCAATCCCGGGCTGGCTCCGCTGATCCCCGCCGCGCTTCTTGTTGGCCGCCCGAACATTGCCCGCGAAACCGCCGAGTACTGGGTGGGCTATCCTGCGGACCTTGACTCGCTTCGGAAGCTGCTAAAAACCGAGGCCGGGCGGAATTTTTTAATCATCACCGGAAGCGTCCACAACAACCTGTTCGATGATGGTTCCCATTCGGTTGTGCCGGAGTTCGTGGCGGCCAATCTGGATGTTCCCAACAGTTTTCTGTACGATACCCTGCGGCGGTATGGATTCAATGTTTTTACCGGAGGGCAAACCAACGGCAAGTCAACAATCGGGCGGCTGCGGGTGGAGACGGTTCCGGTGCACCGGCTGATTGTGGAGTCGTTCGACGAAGATGGGGAGCTATCGCTGCGGTACGAGATGGCCGATAAATCGAGCGGGGTGGCCGCCCCGCAAGCGGACCGCTGGCCAACGGTGGAAACCATCACCTTCGGCAGCGACGGGCGCGAGGTGATGGTGCAGTTTACGGCTCCGCTTCCCAGCAACGCCACGGCCACCATCACCGACCTTCAAGGGAACGAAGTTGCGCGCTGGCAGATTGAGGAAGCCACCAGCGTGATGCGGCAGCGGTTCCCGGCATCGCTTCCAAGCGGCGCGTATCTTGGGAAGATTGTGGGGGAGGGCTACACGATGGAGTTTAGGGGGGAGGTAATCAAGTAA
- a CDS encoding NAD(P)/FAD-dependent oxidoreductase: MTESEFDCIVVGAGHNGLTTACYLAKAGLRVAVVERRDMVGGAVATEEMFGGYQMDVGGSAHIMIHLTPVVRELELEKFGLEYLEMDPFAWHPTDDGQWLAYYRDVERTCQSIAQISPQDAECYHQFCKFWRAINEGVFDAFLQPPTPGRLLRTMMSGKFGKKQDVAGTLRKIFSSYGQVITESFVSQPVRASMNWLAAQSGPPPSELATADFVGWHSMIHVSGAKRPRGGSGMLTQAMARRFQADGGTIFTGEPAKRIIINNGTAVGVELANGTTLHARRAVVSGAHVVTTMLTLVGAEHLPAALVKRIKDLRIGNGFGMILRCASTELPNYVAMPHNPAEHSPANPHHSHTGLQLLCPSMQYLDHAYADYLRGIPARDPACLLMTFSAIDGTLAPAGKHTIFIWGQYHPYQLSNGEHWDNIRQREAEKLIDVAARYAPNLKSVITDIYIQTPLDIERKHGMLRGNVMHLEMSFDQMFLFRPTPELSNYTTPIRNLFLTGASTHPGGGIFAASGRNTAQVVLKAIGKTGRRWFAKTP; the protein is encoded by the coding sequence ATGACTGAATCAGAATTTGACTGCATCGTGGTTGGTGCCGGCCACAACGGGCTGACCACCGCTTGCTACCTGGCAAAAGCCGGGCTGCGGGTGGCGGTGGTTGAGCGGCGCGACATGGTTGGCGGGGCGGTTGCTACCGAGGAGATGTTCGGCGGATACCAGATGGACGTTGGCGGATCGGCACACATCATGATCCACCTGACCCCGGTGGTGCGTGAATTGGAGTTGGAGAAGTTCGGGCTGGAGTATCTAGAGATGGACCCGTTTGCCTGGCACCCCACCGATGACGGCCAATGGCTTGCGTACTACCGCGACGTTGAACGCACCTGCCAATCAATCGCGCAAATCAGCCCGCAGGATGCCGAATGCTACCACCAGTTCTGCAAGTTCTGGCGGGCAATCAACGAAGGGGTGTTCGATGCGTTCCTGCAACCGCCAACGCCGGGGCGATTGCTCCGAACGATGATGAGCGGAAAGTTCGGGAAGAAGCAAGACGTGGCGGGGACCCTTCGGAAGATATTCTCCAGCTATGGCCAAGTCATCACCGAATCGTTCGTTAGCCAGCCGGTGCGCGCCTCGATGAACTGGTTGGCGGCGCAATCGGGACCGCCACCATCGGAGCTTGCCACAGCCGATTTTGTGGGGTGGCACTCGATGATTCACGTGTCGGGGGCCAAGCGGCCACGCGGCGGAAGCGGGATGCTGACCCAAGCAATGGCGCGGCGATTCCAAGCCGACGGCGGGACGATTTTCACCGGGGAACCGGCCAAGCGGATCATCATCAACAACGGAACGGCCGTTGGGGTGGAGCTTGCCAACGGAACCACATTGCACGCACGGCGGGCAGTGGTTTCCGGGGCGCACGTCGTCACCACCATGCTGACGCTTGTTGGTGCCGAGCACCTTCCGGCCGCGTTGGTGAAACGGATCAAGGACCTACGGATCGGGAACGGCTTTGGGATGATTCTGCGATGCGCCAGCACCGAGCTTCCGAACTACGTGGCCATGCCCCACAACCCGGCGGAGCATTCCCCAGCGAATCCGCATCACTCCCACACCGGGCTGCAATTGCTTTGCCCCAGCATGCAGTATCTGGACCACGCCTACGCCGACTACCTTCGCGGAATCCCCGCGCGCGACCCCGCGTGTTTGCTGATGACCTTCTCCGCCATTGACGGCACGCTGGCTCCGGCGGGGAAACACACCATTTTCATCTGGGGTCAGTATCACCCCTATCAGCTTTCCAACGGCGAGCATTGGGACAACATCCGCCAGCGCGAGGCCGAGAAGTTGATTGATGTTGCGGCCCGCTACGCGCCAAATTTGAAATCGGTAATCACCGACATCTACATCCAGACCCCGTTGGATATTGAGCGGAAGCACGGGATGCTGCGGGGAAACGTGATGCACCTGGAGATGTCGTTCGACCAGATGTTCCTGTTCCGCCCCACCCCCGAACTGAGTAACTACACCACGCCCATCCGAAACCTGTTTCTTACCGGAGCCAGCACCCACCCCGGCGGAGGTATCTTTGCGGCCAGCGGGCGCAACACCGCGCAGGTGGTCCTGAAAGCAATCGGCAAAACCGGAAGACGGTGGTTCGCAAAAACTCCATAA
- a CDS encoding cysteine desulfurase — protein sequence MPAYLDNSATTPLAPEVIQRMEEVRARTQANASSVHRSGQMARVILEESRQQIAEIIGAEPKEIIFTSGGTEANNLALKGIALRQKADRGVWPTFFVPRTEHHAVLHPAQFLAQIGAPIRMLGVNNEGRTEPQELRDALAEAGGSNACPVVSVMHANNETGTLNPIAELAEITHQAGGVFHTDAVQTFGKLPLNVRDTGVDMATFSAHKIHGPKGIGALYLRKEIELEPLIHGGAQERNRRGGTESPELAAGFATAARLCASQLEQSAALFRQLNNELRELLQSIPDLRIITPANGVLPNIVNATFADAERLDGEGLIVGMDLAGIAVSNGSACASGSQQPSHVLLAMGLPAAQARAAVRFSFSRLTTPHDVQAAAAALREVVQRQRGK from the coding sequence ATGCCGGCATATCTTGATAACAGCGCAACCACGCCCCTTGCCCCCGAAGTAATCCAACGGATGGAAGAAGTTCGCGCACGGACCCAGGCCAACGCAAGCTCGGTGCATCGAAGCGGGCAGATGGCGCGGGTGATTCTGGAAGAATCGCGCCAGCAGATTGCGGAGATTATCGGGGCCGAGCCGAAGGAGATCATCTTCACCAGCGGCGGGACCGAGGCGAACAACTTGGCGTTGAAAGGGATCGCGCTTCGGCAGAAGGCTGACCGAGGCGTTTGGCCAACGTTCTTCGTTCCCCGCACCGAGCATCACGCCGTGCTGCATCCTGCGCAGTTTTTGGCACAGATCGGCGCGCCGATCCGGATGCTTGGGGTGAACAACGAAGGGCGCACCGAACCGCAGGAGCTTCGGGACGCTTTGGCGGAAGCCGGCGGAAGCAACGCCTGCCCGGTTGTTTCGGTGATGCACGCCAACAACGAGACAGGAACCCTGAACCCGATTGCCGAGCTTGCAGAAATCACCCACCAAGCCGGCGGGGTTTTCCATACCGACGCGGTGCAAACGTTCGGGAAACTGCCGCTGAACGTGCGGGACACAGGGGTGGATATGGCCACGTTTTCGGCCCATAAAATCCATGGCCCCAAAGGGATTGGGGCGTTGTATCTACGCAAGGAGATTGAGCTTGAGCCGTTGATTCATGGCGGGGCGCAGGAGCGGAACCGGCGCGGCGGAACCGAATCGCCCGAGCTTGCGGCGGGGTTCGCAACCGCAGCGCGATTGTGCGCCAGCCAGCTGGAGCAATCCGCTGCATTGTTCCGCCAATTGAACAACGAGCTTCGGGAGTTGCTGCAATCCATTCCGGACCTGCGGATTATCACCCCCGCCAACGGGGTGCTGCCGAACATCGTGAACGCCACGTTTGCCGATGCCGAGCGGCTGGACGGCGAAGGCTTAATTGTGGGAATGGACTTGGCCGGCATTGCCGTCTCGAACGGATCGGCCTGCGCCTCGGGAAGCCAGCAGCCCAGCCATGTGCTGCTGGCAATGGGGCTTCCGGCAGCGCAAGCGCGTGCGGCTGTGCGTTTTTCCTTCAGCCGACTTACCACACCTCACGACGTTCAGGCCGCAGCAGCCGCACTGCGTGAAGTGGTCCAACGCCAGCGTGGGAAGTAA
- a CDS encoding outer membrane beta-barrel protein: MKRNLAQQLSLVALGLLAFTAAAQSQSRAQIEAPWRIGLNAGLNYNFGAFGYQNLEPSGGANFAPFVANDGTGIGPYIGLMAEYNSKGWWGAQLRASFDVRNTKVTDPTFGYDKTFDTRSSYVTIEPMLRLNLVDKSPFYMTFGPLFGINMSGDYDFTDPNPTGQPVAATQDITDINSLTVGFGGGFSYDFVLNDRMADLRWYLAPWIESSWMLHQRGITIIDLDQDKFDDIWSTPNIRAGIALKMGIMPPLDKVAMEDGSGIINLALATPAGGYIRQRQFEEFFPVINSVFFDSTSSDIPGRYAQISSSDIATFNENNLMDSTKAGKIDLNQRRAVQMNVYHNVMNIIGTRMKADPSTSIKLSGAAGPYGAKDGATLATNVKNYLVNTVGIDAGRITIEDRELPVTPSGSARTPAEDRPLVNAENRRVDLFTAPSPLNAPVRITSVEESSIENDLVLNVDEGKIASWQVVITGEGKELTYGPFNHANQRIDSREMMSTLKNGKYTAEVIATTTDGQVIRQTKDFELVRKDGLSKPARRFTIVFPYGSDDPVRLYDNFLKTVVAPRIDDGSTVYVIGTTDAVGNADLNYRLSKSRAGEVRDMLKGETGKAGKTVTYEVVGYGEEESQLSYDNTIPEGRQYNRGVTIEVIPND; encoded by the coding sequence ATGAAACGGAACCTTGCACAGCAGTTATCACTGGTTGCGCTTGGCTTGCTGGCATTTACCGCAGCAGCGCAATCGCAAAGCCGTGCCCAGATTGAAGCCCCGTGGCGCATTGGGCTAAACGCCGGATTGAATTACAATTTTGGCGCGTTCGGTTATCAGAATTTGGAGCCAAGCGGCGGCGCAAACTTTGCCCCGTTCGTTGCCAACGATGGAACCGGCATCGGCCCGTATATCGGGTTGATGGCCGAGTATAATTCCAAAGGGTGGTGGGGTGCGCAACTGCGTGCCAGCTTCGACGTCCGCAACACAAAAGTTACCGACCCAACATTCGGCTACGACAAGACGTTCGACACCCGCAGCAGCTACGTCACCATCGAGCCGATGCTCCGCTTGAACTTGGTTGACAAATCCCCTTTCTACATGACCTTTGGTCCGCTGTTCGGAATCAACATGAGCGGCGATTATGATTTCACCGACCCGAACCCAACCGGCCAACCGGTGGCGGCCACGCAGGACATCACCGACATCAACTCCCTTACCGTTGGATTTGGCGGTGGCTTCAGCTACGACTTTGTGCTGAACGACCGCATGGCGGACCTGCGCTGGTACTTGGCTCCCTGGATTGAAAGCTCCTGGATGCTCCACCAACGCGGCATCACCATTATTGATCTGGACCAGGACAAATTCGATGATATCTGGAGCACCCCGAACATCCGTGCGGGTATCGCGCTGAAAATGGGGATCATGCCGCCGCTGGACAAAGTGGCGATGGAAGATGGCAGCGGAATCATCAACCTTGCGCTGGCAACCCCTGCCGGCGGGTACATCCGCCAACGCCAGTTCGAGGAATTTTTCCCGGTTATCAACTCGGTCTTCTTCGACTCAACCTCCTCGGATATTCCAGGCCGCTACGCCCAAATCAGCAGCAGCGACATTGCCACGTTCAATGAGAACAACCTGATGGACTCCACGAAAGCTGGCAAAATTGACCTAAACCAACGCCGTGCAGTCCAGATGAATGTTTACCACAACGTGATGAACATCATCGGAACACGGATGAAAGCCGACCCATCCACCAGCATAAAGCTATCGGGCGCGGCAGGCCCCTACGGAGCAAAGGACGGAGCAACCCTTGCCACCAACGTCAAGAACTACTTGGTCAACACTGTTGGCATTGATGCCGGGCGCATCACCATCGAGGATCGCGAGCTTCCGGTAACTCCATCGGGATCGGCACGCACGCCGGCGGAGGACCGCCCACTGGTCAACGCCGAAAACCGCCGTGTTGATCTTTTCACGGCTCCATCCCCACTGAACGCTCCGGTTCGCATCACCTCGGTTGAGGAATCTTCAATCGAGAACGACTTGGTGCTGAACGTTGACGAAGGGAAAATTGCAAGCTGGCAAGTGGTGATTACTGGCGAAGGGAAAGAACTCACCTACGGCCCATTCAACCATGCAAACCAGCGCATTGACTCGCGCGAGATGATGAGCACGCTGAAGAACGGGAAGTACACCGCCGAAGTGATCGCAACCACAACCGACGGCCAAGTGATCCGCCAAACGAAGGACTTTGAGTTGGTTCGGAAAGATGGCCTAAGCAAGCCGGCACGCCGCTTCACCATCGTCTTCCCGTACGGCTCGGACGATCCGGTTCGCCTGTATGATAACTTCCTGAAGACCGTCGTTGCCCCACGCATTGATGACGGATCAACGGTGTATGTGATCGGGACCACCGATGCTGTTGGCAACGCCGATCTGAACTACCGTTTGTCGAAGTCACGCGCTGGCGAAGTTCGCGATATGCTGAAAGGGGAAACCGGGAAAGCGGGGAAAACCGTCACCTACGAAGTTGTGGGCTACGGCGAAGAAGAATCGCAGCTTAGCTACGACAACACGATACCGGAAGGTCGCCAGTACAATCGCGGCGTCACCATCGAGGTGATCCCGAACGATTAA
- a CDS encoding polyprenyl synthetase family protein, whose protein sequence is MTFDERYQRYRAEADRRIIELLERTDPASLYQPTRYVLEAGGKRVRAVLVMLAAEAVGGESMAALDAGAAVEILHNFTLVHDDIMDRSATRRGRQTVHTRWDEGTAILVGDVMIGIAYQIILKGVQSRQPQVMAALSQGLVDVCEGQMLDKDFETRQSVCMDDYLQMVTMKTGRLLETAAEVGAQLGGGTPQQISALCRYARQLGIAFQIQDDLLDITAEAAELGKPIGGDVVEGKRTWLVVRALERATLPDDRQLLNRFLSAKGFPPEEVPAMRSLFQRNGVIEEAQQEVRLHTERAEQELQMLPDGEPRQMLLWFTQMLLNRRF, encoded by the coding sequence ATGACCTTTGACGAACGCTACCAACGCTACCGCGCCGAAGCCGACCGGCGCATCATCGAACTTCTGGAACGCACCGATCCGGCATCGCTGTACCAGCCAACCCGCTACGTGCTGGAGGCGGGGGGGAAGCGCGTTCGGGCGGTGCTGGTGATGCTTGCTGCCGAAGCCGTTGGCGGGGAATCAATGGCAGCATTGGATGCCGGCGCTGCCGTGGAAATCCTCCACAACTTCACCCTTGTCCACGACGACATCATGGACCGCTCGGCCACCCGCCGTGGCCGCCAAACGGTGCACACCCGCTGGGATGAAGGCACCGCAATTCTGGTGGGGGATGTGATGATTGGCATTGCTTACCAGATCATCCTTAAGGGCGTGCAATCGCGGCAGCCGCAGGTGATGGCCGCGCTTTCGCAAGGGCTGGTGGATGTCTGCGAGGGGCAGATGCTTGATAAAGATTTCGAGACACGCCAGAGCGTGTGCATGGACGATTACTTGCAGATGGTGACCATGAAAACCGGGCGGCTGCTGGAAACCGCTGCCGAAGTTGGCGCGCAGCTTGGCGGGGGAACACCCCAGCAGATTTCTGCCTTGTGCCGCTACGCACGCCAGCTTGGTATCGCCTTCCAAATCCAGGATGATTTGCTGGACATCACCGCCGAAGCTGCCGAGCTTGGGAAGCCGATTGGCGGCGATGTGGTGGAAGGAAAACGAACGTGGTTGGTGGTGCGGGCGTTGGAGCGGGCAACCTTACCAGACGACCGCCAACTGCTGAACCGATTCCTTTCCGCCAAAGGGTTTCCGCCGGAGGAAGTGCCGGCCATGCGCAGCTTGTTCCAACGAAATGGAGTGATAGAAGAGGCCCAGCAGGAGGTCCGGCTGCATACCGAGCGTGCGGAGCAGGAGCTTCAGATGCTTCCCGACGGTGAGCCGCGCCAGATGCTTCTTTGGTTCACCCAAATGCTGCTGAACCGCCGGTTTTAA
- a CDS encoding glycosyltransferase family 4 protein, which translates to MPTLCIAGSYFHTEKQGGVETQTWQIGQIMARSGWRVVYLCPTSGELGWQLDDGSIGVYGFQQPNYGFQIENSHIEKILQEITPDVVYQRGRSILQESGAVIRYCKRKNIPYVFGLSSDADTKLLHGITQLSRAKQSLIKKSAIIPYGAWSDWKMRQTLRSADAIITQHLHQFELLPPSLHHKGVILPNLHPEITGTITKPPGATVAWISNYRPLKRGELFLQLAKQCSDLNATFIMILGNARQQYTAHLINQAAAISNLQIFGKCTPQHIDEILRSAWMLVNTSEYEGFSNVFIESWLRETPTLSIGIDPAEALSRHRAGIAAKDFPELVRHVRHLLTHPDECRQLGQYARVYGETNHGLQQNSNRIAEFFLNMPGKLGKAG; encoded by the coding sequence ATGCCCACACTATGCATTGCTGGCTCCTACTTCCACACCGAAAAACAAGGGGGCGTGGAAACACAGACGTGGCAGATCGGGCAAATAATGGCACGCAGTGGCTGGAGGGTTGTGTATTTGTGCCCCACCAGTGGGGAACTTGGCTGGCAATTGGATGATGGAAGCATCGGCGTGTATGGATTCCAGCAGCCGAATTATGGTTTCCAAATTGAAAATTCTCATATCGAAAAAATCCTCCAAGAAATTACCCCCGATGTGGTGTATCAACGTGGGCGGAGCATTTTGCAAGAAAGCGGAGCGGTAATTCGCTACTGCAAACGCAAGAATATTCCGTACGTTTTTGGATTATCAAGCGATGCCGACACAAAGCTATTGCATGGAATAACTCAGCTTTCCCGAGCCAAGCAATCGTTGATAAAAAAATCGGCGATTATTCCGTATGGGGCATGGTCCGATTGGAAAATGCGGCAGACTTTACGATCTGCGGATGCGATCATCACGCAACACCTCCATCAATTTGAACTGCTCCCCCCCTCGCTTCACCACAAGGGAGTAATTTTGCCGAACCTCCATCCTGAAATTACGGGAACAATCACCAAACCGCCCGGGGCCACCGTTGCATGGATCAGCAATTATCGCCCATTAAAACGGGGGGAATTATTTCTCCAATTAGCAAAACAATGCAGCGACCTTAATGCCACATTTATTATGATTCTGGGAAACGCACGCCAGCAATACACAGCCCACCTCATTAACCAAGCTGCGGCAATTTCTAATCTTCAGATTTTTGGAAAATGCACACCCCAGCACATTGATGAAATATTGCGATCGGCGTGGATGCTGGTAAATACCAGCGAGTATGAAGGTTTCTCCAATGTTTTTATCGAGTCGTGGTTGCGGGAAACGCCCACGCTCTCTATCGGCATTGACCCTGCGGAGGCATTGTCAAGGCACCGTGCGGGAATTGCTGCTAAGGATTTTCCCGAACTTGTTCGCCACGTACGCCACCTGCTTACTCACCCCGATGAGTGCCGCCAACTTGGGCAATATGCCAGAGTTTATGGCGAAACCAACCACGGATTGCAGCAGAACAGCAACCGGATTGCAGAGTTTTTTTTGAATATGCCTGGCAAATTGGGCAAGGCAGGATGA